In Cupriavidus sp. EM10, the genomic window CTTCTTCAGCAGATGGTCGTCGCAGAACGGACCCTTTTTTGCGGAACGAGTCATATCTTTAGCTCCTACCTACCGATTAGCGCTTGTGGCGGCGCTGGACGATCATGCTGTCCGTGCGCTTGTTGCTGCGGGTACGGTAACCCTTGGCCGGGGTACCCCACGGCGAAACCGGGTCGCGACCAGCAGCAGTCTTGCCTTCACCACCACCATGCGGGTGGTCCACCGGGTTCATCACCACGCCGCGAACGGTCGGGCGAATACCGCGCCAGCGCGTGGCACCGGCCTTGCCGATCACACGCAGGCTGTGCTCTTCGTTGCCCACTTCACCAATGGTGGCGCGGCATTCGATATGCACGCGACGCACTTCACCGGAGCGCAGACGAACCTGAGCGTACAGGCCTTCGCGGGCCAGCAGCACGGCGGAACCACCGGCAGCACGCGCAACTTGCGCGCCCTTGCCAGGCAGGATCTCCACGTTGTTGATCGTGGTACCAACCGGGATGTTGCGGATCGGCAGGTTGTTACCGGCCTTGATCGGGGCTTCCGAGCCGTTCATCAGGGCTTGGCCGGCCACCATGCCCTTGGTGGCGATGATGTAGCGGCGCTCGCCGTCGGCGAACAGCACCAGCGCGATGTTCGCGCTGCGGTTCGGATCGTATTCCAGGCGCTCGACCTTGGCGGCAATGCCGTCCTTGTCGTTGCGCTTGAAGTCGACCACGCGGTAGTGGTGCTTATGACCACCGCCCTTGTGGCGGGTGGTGATATGACCGTTGTTGTTACGGCCCGACTTCTGGAATTGCTTTTCCAGCAGCGGAGCGTGCGGGGCGCCCTTGTGAAGGTCCTTGTTGACCACCTTCACCATCGAGCGACGACCCGGGGAAGTCGGCTTGGTCTTGACGAGTGCCATGATTACTTGGCCTCCGCTTCAAAATTGATTTCCTGACCCGGCTTCAGCGCCACGTATGCCTTCTTCACGTGGTTGCGACGGCCCATGAAGCGGCCAAAGCGCTTTTGTTTGCCCTTCTGGTTCAGGATCTGAACGGACTGCACCTCGACCTTGAACAGCAGTTCGACGGCGGCCTTCACTTCTGCCTTGTTGGCATCGCGAGCCACTTCGAACACAACCTGTTCGTTCTTGTCGGCGACCAGGGTTGCCTTTTCGGAAACCACGGGCGCGAGCAGCACCTGCATCAAACGATGATCGTTCTTGGCTACTTGGGTCATTTCAGCAACTCCTCGATCTGCGCGACAGCTGCCTTCGTCACGAGCACCTTCTTGTAGTGCACCAGCGACAGCGGATCAGCGTGACGCGGCTCCACGACTGCCACATTGGGCAGGTTGCGCGAAGCCAGGTAGAGGTTTTCATCGAGGCTGTCGGTGATGATCAGCACCGAGTCCAGGCCCATGGCCTTGAACTTGTCGGCCAGCAGCTTGGTCTTGGGCGCGTCGACAGCGAAACCGTCCACTACGTTGATACGACCTTCACGTGCGAGCTGCGAGTAAATCGAGCGCATACCGGCACGGAACATCTTCTTGTTGACCTTCTGGCTGAAGTTCTCTTCCGGCGAATTCGGGAAGATACGGCCACCGCCACGCCACAGCGGCGAGGACGACATACCGGCACGAGCACGGCCCGTACCCTTCTGGCGCCACGGCTTCTTGGTCGTGTGCTTGACCTCTTCGCGGTCCTTCTGCTTGCGGTTACCGCTACGGGCGTTCGCCTGATACGCAACGACGATCTGGTGAACCAGAGCTTCGTTGTAGTCACGGCCGAACACTTCCGGCGAGGCTGCAACGCCAGCGCCGACTTGACCGTTGTCCTGGAGGAGCTTGAGTTCCATTACATGCGCTCCTTAAGCTTTGGCCTTGACGGCCGGGGTCACGATGACCTTGCCGCCCTTGGAACCGGGGATGGCGCCCTTGACCAGCAGCAGCTTGCGCTCTGCGTCGATCTTGGCGATCTCGAGGTTTTGCACCGTACGGGTGACGTCACCGAGGTGACCCGTCATGCGCTTGCCCGGGAACACGCGACCCGGATCCTGCGCCATACCGATGGAACCCGGCACGTTGTGCGAACGCGAGTTACCGTGGGTGGCACGACCCGAAGCGAAGTGGTAGCGCTTGATGGTACCGGCGTAGCCCTTACCGATGGTCACGCCCTGCACGTCGATCTTCTGACCGACCTGGAACAGGTCGACCGACAGCGAACCGCCAGCTTGCAGTTCGGCAGCCTTGGCTGCATCGATGCGGAATTCTTTGATGATTTCGCCAGCTTCCACGCCGGCTTTGGCGAGATGACCCGCCAGCGGCTTGGTGACGCGGCTTGCGCGCCGGCTGCCGAAGGTGACTTGAACCGCGGTATAACCGTCGGTCTCGTCCGTCTTGATTTGCGTCACGCGGTTGTCGCCGACCTCGACCACGGTAACGGGAATCGAATCACCGTCGTCCGTGAAAATACGGGTCATGCCAACCTTGCGACCTACAAGGCCAAGGCTCATGGTTTGCTCCATTCCCAGCTGCGATTGGCCGGGGCTGATTGATACACGAAACTGTGCGATTTGCGGGTGCGCGAAAAGGATTGCGCTGACCAAAACGGTCCCCACTACCCGGAGAAACGGGTAGCCTTACAATATAACCCAGCCTTTTGGAAAGGGCAAGATGATTTGCCGAATTCCTTGCGTGACCGTGCACGTAGCGGCTGAATTTGGCGAAATTGCGGCGCGAAGTCGACTTGCGGCGGGACAATGCCCGCCGAAGCCGTCAATCCAGGCCGTCACCCAGGCCCGCACGACGCCCGCGCCGATCACCGTGGCGCCGCCCGACATCGCGGCAAGCTTGTCCTGGCGGTGGCAGAGCCGGTGCCGCTACCTGCCTTCACTCTGCCGCCAGCGTGCCATCAGCATGTTCGACGGCAGCGTCTCGTCCAGCAGCTTTCGCGCCGTTTCCACGCCGGCTACCGGCAAACCCTTCGGGTCCAGCAGGCCGATCTGCACCAGCACGCTGGCCTGGTCCCAGTAGATGTGCTCGTGATAGAGCTTGTCGCCGCGGAACTTGACGATGGCGATCAGCGGCACCTCCACGCGCTTGCCGGTCGGCGGCACGCCAGGCAGCATCCAGTCGATCTCGCATGTATGGGTGAAGCAGAACAGCATCTCGTCCACCACCTGGCTGGCACCGATCGTGCGCGACAGCGGGATCAACGTCGTGTCCGGCGGGTTACTGTGGACGAAGTGATGCTGGTAGAAGCGCTTCAGTTCGCGGTATCCCACGCCGCCGGTCATCGTCGGGATATGGTTGACGTAGGGCTCGGGCACCATGGTGGCCATGGTCGCGTCGACGTCGCGGGTGGCGAATTCGTATTCGCAGTGCTTGTCCCACAGTCCCGAGAAGTCGTAGTGCGGACCCATTTCGGCACGCAGGGCTGTAATCGAGCGCTGATGCGCCATCAGCGCTGATGCCTTGTCGAAGTGCTCGCCGCCGGACCGCGCGAACGCGTGGTCCATGCCCGGGTACACATATAGTTCGACATTGGCGCGGCCCTCCAGCGCAGCGCGGATGCGTGCCTGCGCCTCAGGCGGGCAGAAGCCGTCGCGCTCTGCCACGTGCAGCACCAGCCGGCCGCGAATCTTGTCGGCTTCGGCCAGCGCGTGCTCGATGCCCACGCCGTAGTAGCCCACGGCGCAGGCCACGTCCGGCAGACGGCATGCCGCCAGGTAGGCCAGTTTGCCGCCCAGACAGAAGCCCAGCACACCGGTCTGGCCGATGCATTCCGGACGCTGGCGCAGCACGGCAAGTGCCGCGCCCACGTCCTGCACGCCCTTGTCTTCATCGAATTGCTGGTACAGGCCCAGCGCACGCTGAAAATCGGCGCCCTTGTCTGTCAGCTCGATGCCGCGTGCGATCCGCCAGAACAGGTCTGGCACCAGCACGGTATAGCCTTCCTCGGCGTAGTAGTCGGCCACCTGGCGCATCGTGGCATTCACGCCAAAAATCTCCTGGCACAGCACGATGCCCGGGCCCTTGCCGGCCGCCGGGGTGGCGAGATAACCGCTGAAACTGCCGTCCTGTGTGTCGATCTGGATGGTCTTGCCCATGCCTTTTCTCCTGTGGGGTTCTGTGGATGTGGCGTTCCGCCAGACAGGCGGCAGCGCCCGCTGCACGGCCCCGGCCCACAAAACAAAAACGGCGAACCGAAGTTCGCCGTTTTCGCTGCATCAGGCCGCGGGAGCGGTCCGAAACATACTTACACCTTGATCTCGACGTCCACGCCTGCCGGCAGGTCGAGCTTCATCAGCGCGTCGACGGTCTTGTCCGTCGGATCGACGATGTCCATCAGGCGCTGGTGAGTGCGGATCTCGAACTGATCGCGGCTGGTCTTGTTGACGTGCGGCGAACGCAGGATGTCGAAGCGCTGGATGCGGGTCGGCAGGGGCACCGGGCCCTTGACGATCGCGCCGGTACGCTTGGCGGTATCCACGATTTCGGCAGCCGACTGGTCGATCAGGCGATAGTCGAAAGCCTTCAGGCGGATACGGATCTTCTGGTTCTGCATGATTGTTCCTTAAAAGAGCGATGGGCAGTGAGCCCGGATTATAGGGGACATGCACGCAGGCATGTCCCACCAAGGTAAGGTTGCTTAGTCGAGGATCTTTGCCACAACGCCGGCGCCGACGGTACGGCCGCCTTCGCGGATAGCGAAGCGCAGGCCTTCTTCCATGGCGATCGGGGCGATCAGCTTGACGGTGATCGACACGTTGTCACCCGGCATGACCATTTCCTTGTCCTTCGGCAGCTCGATCGAGCCAGTCACGTCGGTCGTACGGAAGTAGAACTGCGGGCGGTAGTTGTTGAAGAACGGCGTGTGACGGCCACCTTCGTCCTTCGACAGGATGTAGACCTCACCCGTGAAGTGCGTGTGCGGCTTGATCGAGCCCGGCTTGCACAGGACTTGACCACGCTCGACGTCTTCGCGCTTCGTGCCGCGCAGCAGCAGACCCACGTTGTCGCCGGCCTGACCCTGGTCCAGCAGCTTGCGGAACATTTCCACGCCCGTGCAGGTCGTCTTCACCGTCGGGCGGATACCCACGATTTCGATTTCTTCGCCGACCTTCACCACGCCACGCTCGATACGGCCGGTCACCACGGTACCGCGGCCCGAGATCGAGAACACGTCTTCCACGGGCATCAGGAACGTACCGTCAACGGCGCGCTCCGGCGTCGGGATGTACGAATCCAGCGCGTCGGCCAGGTTCATGATCGCCACTTCGCCCAGCTCGCCCTTGTCGCCTTCCAGCGCCAGCTTGGCCGAACCCTTGATGATCGGGGTGTCGTCGCCCGGGAAGTCGTACTTCGACAGAAGTTCGCGCACTTCCATTTCCACCAGTTCCAGCAGCTCGGCGTCATCGACCATGTCGCACTTGTTCAGGAACACGATGATGTACGGCACGCCAACCTGACGGGCCAGCAGGATGTGCTCGCGCGTTTGCGGCATCGGGCCGTCGGCAGCCGAGCAAACCAGGATCGCGCCGTCCATCTGCGCAGCGCCCGTGATCATGTTCTTCACATAGTCAGCGTGGCCCGGGCAGTCAACGTGGGCGTAGTGACGGTTGGCCGTCTCGTATTCCACGTGTGCGGTGTTGATCGTGATGCCGCGTGCCTTCTCTTCCGGCGCTGCGTCGATTTCGTCGTACTTCTTGGCGGCGCCGCCAAACTTCGCAGCCAGCACCGTGGCAATTGCTGCCGTCAGCGTCGTCTTGCCGTGGTCAACGTGACCAATCGTACCTACGTTCACGTGCGGCTTGGTCCGCTCGAACTTTTCCTTTGCCATGTTTCAGCTCCTAATGGAATACAGTCTGATTCGATTCTTCGCGCCGCCGCGCAGGTCATGCGCGGCGGCGAAGCGTTATTACTTGCCCTTGGCCGTCATCACTGCTTCGGCGATATTCTTCGGTGCCTCGGCGTAGTGCTTGAATTCCATGGTGTACGTGGCGCGGCCTTGCGTGGCCGAGCGCAGTGCGGTCGAGTAACCGAACATTTCCGACAGCGGGACTTCGGCCTTGATGATCTTGCCGCCGCCAACCATGTCGTCCATGCCCTGCACGATGCCGCGGCGGGACGACAGATCGCCCATCACGGTACCCGTGTAGTCTTCCGGCGTTTCCACTTCCACGGCCATCATCGGCTCGAGCAGAACCGGGCTGGCCTTGCGCATGGCTTCCTTGAAAGCCATCGAGCCGGCCATGCGGAACGCGTTTTCGTTCGAGTCCACATCGTGGTACGAACCGAACGTCAGCGTGACCTTCACGTCCACCACCGGGAAGCCCGCCAGAATACCGGCCGGCAGCGTGTCGACGATACCCTTTTCCACCGCCGGGATGTATTCGCGAGGAATCACACCGCCCTTGATGGCGTCGATGAATTCGAAGCCCTTGCCCGGCTCTTGCGGTTCCAGCGTGATCACGGCGTGACCGTACTGGCCGCGGCCGCCCGACTGCTTGACGAACTTGCCTTCGACGTCCTCGGCCTTCTTGCGGATGGTTTCGCGGTAGGCAACCTGCGGTGCGCCGATGTTGGCTTCCACGCCGAATTCGCGCTTCATGCGGTCGACCAGAATTTCCAGGTGGAGCTCGCCCATGCCGGAAATGATGGTCTGGCCCGATTCTTCATCGGTACGCACGCGGAACGACGGATCTTCGGCGGCCAGGCGGTTCAGGGCGATGCCCATCTTTTCCTGGTCGGCCTTGGTCTTCGGCTCGACAGCCTGCGAGATCACCGGCTCCGGGAACACCATGCGCTCGAGCACGATCGGCGCAGCCGGATCGCACAGCGTGTCGCCCGTGGTCGCATCCTTCAGGCCCACCGCGGCGGCGATGTCGCCGGCCAGCACTTCCTTGATTTCTTCGCGCTGGTTGGCGTGCATCTGCAGAATACGGCCCAGACGCTCCTTCTTCTGCTTCACCGGGTTGTACACGGTGTCGCCCGAGTTGATCTTGCCCGAGTACACGCGGAAGAAGATCAGCTGGCCGACGAACGGGTCGGTCATGATCTTGAACGCCAGCGCCGAGAACTTCTCGCTGTCGTCAGCCTTGCGCTCCAGCTTCTTCTCGCTGTCGTCCTCGTCCGTACCCGTAACCGGCGGAATGTCGACCGGCGACGGCAGGAAGTCGATCACGGCGTCCAGCATACGTTGCACGCCCTTGTTCTTGAACGCGGTGCCGCACAGCATCGGCTGGATTTCGCAGGCGATGGTACGGTCACGCAGCGCCTTGACGATCTCGGCGCGGGTCAGCTCTTCGCCGCCCAGGTACTTTTCCATCAGCTCTTCGCTGGCTTCGGCGGCGGACTCGACCATCTTCTCGCGCCATTCGTCAGCGGTAGCTTGCAGCTCGGCCGGGATGTCCTGGTATTCGAACTTCACGCCCTGGCTGGCTTCGTCCCAGACGATCGCCTTCATTTCGAGCAGGTCAACCACGCCCTGGAAGCCGTCTTCTGCGCCGATCGGCACCACCACGGGCACCGGGTTGGCCTTCAGGCGGGTCTTCAGCTGGTCGTAGACCTTGAAGAAGTTCGCGCCGGTACGGTCCATCTTGTTGACGAACGCCAGACGCGGCACGCGATACTTGTTGGCCTGACGCCAGACGGTTTCCGACTGCGGCTGCACGCCACCCACTGCGCAGTACACCATGCAGGCGCCGTCCAGCACGCGCATGGAACGCTCCACCTCGATGGTGAAGTCCACGTGGCCCGGGGTGTCGATGATGTTGAAGCGGTGCTCGGGATAGTTGCCGCCCATGCCCTTCCAGAAGGCGGTGGTAGCAGCGGAGGTAATCGTGATGCCACGCTCCTGCTCCTGCTCCATCCAGTCCATGGTGGCCGCGCCATCATGCACTTCACCGATCTTGTGGTTAACACCGGTGTAGAACAGGATCCGCTCGGTCGTGGTGGTTTTACCCGCGTCAATGTGAGCCGAAATACCGATGTTACGGTAGC contains:
- the fusA gene encoding elongation factor G — protein: MARKTPIERYRNIGISAHIDAGKTTTTERILFYTGVNHKIGEVHDGAATMDWMEQEQERGITITSAATTAFWKGMGGNYPEHRFNIIDTPGHVDFTIEVERSMRVLDGACMVYCAVGGVQPQSETVWRQANKYRVPRLAFVNKMDRTGANFFKVYDQLKTRLKANPVPVVVPIGAEDGFQGVVDLLEMKAIVWDEASQGVKFEYQDIPAELQATADEWREKMVESAAEASEELMEKYLGGEELTRAEIVKALRDRTIACEIQPMLCGTAFKNKGVQRMLDAVIDFLPSPVDIPPVTGTDEDDSEKKLERKADDSEKFSALAFKIMTDPFVGQLIFFRVYSGKINSGDTVYNPVKQKKERLGRILQMHANQREEIKEVLAGDIAAAVGLKDATTGDTLCDPAAPIVLERMVFPEPVISQAVEPKTKADQEKMGIALNRLAAEDPSFRVRTDEESGQTIISGMGELHLEILVDRMKREFGVEANIGAPQVAYRETIRKKAEDVEGKFVKQSGGRGQYGHAVITLEPQEPGKGFEFIDAIKGGVIPREYIPAVEKGIVDTLPAGILAGFPVVDVKVTLTFGSYHDVDSNENAFRMAGSMAFKEAMRKASPVLLEPMMAVEVETPEDYTGTVMGDLSSRRGIVQGMDDMVGGGKIIKAEVPLSEMFGYSTALRSATQGRATYTMEFKHYAEAPKNIAEAVMTAKGK
- the rpsJ gene encoding 30S ribosomal protein S10; translation: MQNQKIRIRLKAFDYRLIDQSAAEIVDTAKRTGAIVKGPVPLPTRIQRFDILRSPHVNKTSRDQFEIRTHQRLMDIVDPTDKTVDALMKLDLPAGVDVEIKV
- the rplW gene encoding 50S ribosomal protein L23, giving the protein MTQVAKNDHRLMQVLLAPVVSEKATLVADKNEQVVFEVARDANKAEVKAAVELLFKVEVQSVQILNQKGKQKRFGRFMGRRNHVKKAYVALKPGQEINFEAEAK
- the rplC gene encoding 50S ribosomal protein L3, with translation MSLGLVGRKVGMTRIFTDDGDSIPVTVVEVGDNRVTQIKTDETDGYTAVQVTFGSRRASRVTKPLAGHLAKAGVEAGEIIKEFRIDAAKAAELQAGGSLSVDLFQVGQKIDVQGVTIGKGYAGTIKRYHFASGRATHGNSRSHNVPGSIGMAQDPGRVFPGKRMTGHLGDVTRTVQNLEIAKIDAERKLLLVKGAIPGSKGGKVIVTPAVKAKA
- the rplD gene encoding 50S ribosomal protein L4, giving the protein MELKLLQDNGQVGAGVAASPEVFGRDYNEALVHQIVVAYQANARSGNRKQKDREEVKHTTKKPWRQKGTGRARAGMSSSPLWRGGGRIFPNSPEENFSQKVNKKMFRAGMRSIYSQLAREGRINVVDGFAVDAPKTKLLADKFKAMGLDSVLIITDSLDENLYLASRNLPNVAVVEPRHADPLSLVHYKKVLVTKAAVAQIEELLK
- the rplB gene encoding 50S ribosomal protein L2, whose protein sequence is MALVKTKPTSPGRRSMVKVVNKDLHKGAPHAPLLEKQFQKSGRNNNGHITTRHKGGGHKHHYRVVDFKRNDKDGIAAKVERLEYDPNRSANIALVLFADGERRYIIATKGMVAGQALMNGSEAPIKAGNNLPIRNIPVGTTINNVEILPGKGAQVARAAGGSAVLLAREGLYAQVRLRSGEVRRVHIECRATIGEVGNEEHSLRVIGKAGATRWRGIRPTVRGVVMNPVDHPHGGGEGKTAAGRDPVSPWGTPAKGYRTRSNKRTDSMIVQRRHKR
- a CDS encoding dienelactone hydrolase family protein, with the protein product MGKTIQIDTQDGSFSGYLATPAAGKGPGIVLCQEIFGVNATMRQVADYYAEEGYTVLVPDLFWRIARGIELTDKGADFQRALGLYQQFDEDKGVQDVGAALAVLRQRPECIGQTGVLGFCLGGKLAYLAACRLPDVACAVGYYGVGIEHALAEADKIRGRLVLHVAERDGFCPPEAQARIRAALEGRANVELYVYPGMDHAFARSGGEHFDKASALMAHQRSITALRAEMGPHYDFSGLWDKHCEYEFATRDVDATMATMVPEPYVNHIPTMTGGVGYRELKRFYQHHFVHSNPPDTTLIPLSRTIGASQVVDEMLFCFTHTCEIDWMLPGVPPTGKRVEVPLIAIVKFRGDKLYHEHIYWDQASVLVQIGLLDPKGLPVAGVETARKLLDETLPSNMLMARWRQSEGR
- the tuf gene encoding elongation factor Tu; the protein is MAKEKFERTKPHVNVGTIGHVDHGKTTLTAAIATVLAAKFGGAAKKYDEIDAAPEEKARGITINTAHVEYETANRHYAHVDCPGHADYVKNMITGAAQMDGAILVCSAADGPMPQTREHILLARQVGVPYIIVFLNKCDMVDDAELLELVEMEVRELLSKYDFPGDDTPIIKGSAKLALEGDKGELGEVAIMNLADALDSYIPTPERAVDGTFLMPVEDVFSISGRGTVVTGRIERGVVKVGEEIEIVGIRPTVKTTCTGVEMFRKLLDQGQAGDNVGLLLRGTKREDVERGQVLCKPGSIKPHTHFTGEVYILSKDEGGRHTPFFNNYRPQFYFRTTDVTGSIELPKDKEMVMPGDNVSITVKLIAPIAMEEGLRFAIREGGRTVGAGVVAKILD